CCGCACCGGCGCGGCGTCGGCCTGATGTTCCAGGACCACCAGCTCTTCCCGGGGCGCGACGTCGGCGGCAACGTCGCCTTCGGGCTCCGGATGCACGGCGTGCCGCGCCGCGAGCGGGACGAGCGCGTCGCCCGGCTGCTGGAGCTGGTCGGACTGCCCGGAGCCGAGCGACGCGCGGTGACTTCGCTCTCCGGCGGCGAGCAGCAGCGGGTCGCGCTGGCCCGCGCGCTCGCGCCCAGGCCCCGGCTGCTGATGCTGGACGAGCCCCTGGGCCAGCTCGACCGCACCCTGCGCGAACGCCTCGTGGTGGAGCTGCGGGAACTCTTCGGGGAACTGGGCACCACCGTGCTCGCCGTCACCCACGACCAGGGCGAGGCCTTCGCGCTCGCCGACCGGGTCGTGATCATGCGGGACGGCGGCATCGCCCAGTCGGGCACGCCCCTGACGGTGTGGCAGCGGCCCGCCGACGCGTTCGTGGCCCGCTTCCTCGGCTTCGAGAACGTCGTCGACGCGCGGGTCACCGGCGAGGTCGCCGAGACCCCGTGGGGCAAGCTGCCGGTCCCGGTCGGCACCCCGGAGGGCGGGTGCCGCCTGCTGGTCCGCCCGACGGGCGTGCGCCTGGTGCCGGTCGCGGACGGCCTGGCCTGCACGGTCACGGCCCGTACGTTCCGCGGCAGCCACGTCGCCGTCCGGCTCGCCCCGCGCGGCGACGGCCCCCGCCTGGAGGCGGCCCGTCCGCTCGCGGACGCGCCGGAGACCGGGGCCGAGGTGGGCGTGGTGTTCGACGCCGCGGACATCGTCGTGCTGCCGTGACCGCGCGTAGGGTGCGTGCATGACACTTCCGGACGGTGAGCTGCGCGCGGCGCGGCTCGCGAACGGGCTCGGCCACGAGCGGTACTGCGCCGAGGTGGTCGAACAGACCCGGCTCCTGCGGGAGGCGCTGACCGGCGGGACCGACCTCGCGGCACCGGTTCCGACCTGCCCCGGATG
The nucleotide sequence above comes from Streptomyces sp. TS71-3. Encoded proteins:
- a CDS encoding ABC transporter ATP-binding protein, giving the protein MLTLDAATVRFGRAARPALDGVDLTVAEHEIVCVLGPSGSGKSTLLRAVAGLQPLDSGRVLLAGGDQRDVPPHRRGVGLMFQDHQLFPGRDVGGNVAFGLRMHGVPRRERDERVARLLELVGLPGAERRAVTSLSGGEQQRVALARALAPRPRLLMLDEPLGQLDRTLRERLVVELRELFGELGTTVLAVTHDQGEAFALADRVVIMRDGGIAQSGTPLTVWQRPADAFVARFLGFENVVDARVTGEVAETPWGKLPVPVGTPEGGCRLLVRPTGVRLVPVADGLACTVTARTFRGSHVAVRLAPRGDGPRLEAARPLADAPETGAEVGVVFDAADIVVLP